CACTGGGACGCCCCTGTCAAAACTCTTTGATATTTTGACCGCTTGATAGACAAATATCCTGTTTTTATTTATTCTTAAAAATTGAAATTTCTCCACGAAACCCTTCATTTACTAAATTTACTCACACTTTGCGGACAGCATCTTTCACGCCGGTGGATGTTGATTTTCTTGCAAGTGTCTGGATGAAAGAATAGGATGAGAGCCGCATATATCGGCTCTCATCCTATTAATAGGTCACTGGATTTTAATCAAAAGTTTTGAGTCGGTGTAATCCGGCGAACTGAGTTCGACTCTGTATATGCCAGAAGAAACTTCAGAGCCGAAATCGTCATTTCCGTCCCACTCAAATTGTGCGTTCTCTGAGAGAGATCTGTTTACAGCGAGAGTTCTTATTGTTCTGCCGCTCAAGTCGAATATCCTCAGTGAAACGTCAGTGCCCGCAGTAAAGATTTCCACGGGTATGAAGGCTGTGCCGATGAATGGATTGGGATAGAAATTGCCGAGTCCGAAAGTCTTTGACATAACCGGCGAGGAAGGCGTCTCCTCTACGGCGTTAAGACCGCCAATTCCGATTTGATTGCTCTGATGAATGTATTTGGGTGATCCGTGTGTCTGAAGCCAAACGGCAAAATATATCGCCTGTTCATCGTAATGCCACCAAGAAGTGCTGAGTGTAAAAGGAATTGTGACCTCGAGAGTCTCGGGATA
The window above is part of the candidate division WOR-3 bacterium genome. Proteins encoded here:
- a CDS encoding T9SS type A sorting domain-containing protein, with protein sequence MDGYINLYPNNTYLQNSFNTAMSRPCYLEILLDGDFDPTTHSGNIFVTLILEASIGAGPFVLHCDAASKVVPYAHGYFSEFHYPTRKMYPNYNGTPITFSGTYPETLEVTIPFTLSTSWWHYDEQAIYFAVWLQTHGSPKYIHQSNQIGIGGLNAVEETPSSPVMSKTFGLGNFYPNPFIGTAFIPVEIFTAGTDVSLRIFDLSGRTIRTLAVNRSLSENAQFEWDGNDDFGSEVSSGIYRVELSSPDYTDSKLLIKIQ